The Candidatus Eisenbacteria bacterium genomic interval GAGATGCGGGGGGACGGGCTCGCCGAGGTGGAGAATCCTTCCGAGCGCCTCCTGCGCGACCGCGGCGAATCGGTGCCGGGCTCCGCCGTCGTGGCGTCGATCGAGGGCTCTCGGCCGCTTCTATCGGAGGTTCAGGCGCTCGTCGCGCCGACCCATTACGCGAACCCACAGCGCGTGGCGCAGGGAATCGATCCCCGGCGCCTCGCCGTCGTGATCGCGGTCCTCGACAAGCGCGCCGGGACGTCCCTCGCGGGGGCCGATGTCTTCGTGAACGTCGCGGGAGGAATCCGCCTCGAGGAGCCCGCGGCTGACCTCGGCATCGCCTTGGCTCTCGCCTCGAGCTTCCGCGACCGTCCCCTTCCGCCCGACCTGGTGGCGATCGGAGAGGTGGGCCTGGGAGGGGAGCTCCGCCCCGTGCCGCAGATCGAGCGGCGTCTCGCCGAGGCGCGGCGGCTCGGATTCCGCTCGGCGATCGTGCCGCGGCGCTCGGCGCCCGCCGGAGAGAAGGGAATTCTTTCCGCGGCGACGCTCGCCGAGGCGATCGAGCGCGCTCTCGGCTCCGGCGCCGCGTGAGCGACCGCGCCACGACCCCCCCCGACCTCGCGGTCATCCTCGCCGGGGCGGGCGAGGGGCGGCGGATGGAAGGACGCGGCCCCAAGGCGCTCCTCGAGGTCGGCGGCAGCACGCTCCTCGAGAGGGTGGCTTCGACCTTCCTGACGCACCCCGCGGTCGGCGAGATCGTGGCGGTCGTTCCCGAGCGCCTCGTCGCGGAAGCCCGATCGCGGCTCGACGCGCTGGCCAATCCCCGCGGGGCGCGCGTCACGGCGATCGCCGGCGGGGCGACGCGCCAGGAATCGGTTCGTCTCGGAATGGGCGCGCTCCAGCGGTCCCTCTCCTACATCGCGGTCCACGACGTGGCGCGTGCGCTGGTCGACGGCGATTTGATCTCGCGCGTGCTCGAGGCGGCGCGCGAGACGGGCGCCGCGATTCCGGCGCTCCCGCTCCGCGACACCGTGAAGGAGGTCGATCGCGGGCGGATCGTCCGCACCATTCCACGCGACCGGCTGCAGGGGGCGCAGACGCCGCAGATTTTCGCGCGTGATATACTCGCGCGCGCGCACGCGCGCCCCGACGCGACAGACGCGGGCGCGACCGACGACGCCGGGCTCGTCGAGGCGGCCGGCCTCGCGGTCGCCGTCGTTCCGGGCGATCCCTCGAACTTGAAACTGACGGAGCCGTCCGACGTGATCGCGATCGAGTCGCATCTTCGCGCCGGAGGAGCCTCATGACGGAGAGCCCCGGGCGCGGACTTCGCGTCGGCATCGGCTACGACATCCACAGGCTCGCGCGCGGGCTTCCTCTTGTTCTTGGAGGCGTGGCGCTGGCGCACGATCGCGGCCCCGACGCCCACTCGGACGGGGATGTCCTAGCCCACGCCATCGGGGACGCGCTCCTGGGCGGAATGGGCCTGGGCGATCTCGGCGCGCACTTTCCGGACACGGATGCGCGCTGGCGGGGCGCCTCGAGCCTTTCGATCCTCGAGGCGATCCGCGAGATGATTCGCGGGCGCGGGGCGCGTCTCGTGAACGTCGACGCGACGCTCATCGCCGAGGCTCCGCGCGTCGGCCCGCACGTCGCGGCGATGAAGGAGAATCTTGGACGCGCCCTCGGGGTCGAGCCCGAGCGGATCTCGGTCAAGGCGACGACCAACGAGCGGCTCGGTGCGATCGGCCGCGAGGAGGGGATCGCCGCGATGGCCGTCGCCCTCATGGAGGTGAGCGAGGCGTGAAGATCATCGTCGTGATGGGAGGGTTGAGCTCCGAGCGGGAAGTTTCGCTGCGGAGCGGCGCGGGCGTGGCGCGGGCGCTCGCGGAGCTGGGGCACGACCCGATCCTGCTCGACACCGGCACGGGGAAGCTCCTCCGGGACGCGGACCAGGCGATGGCCCTCGGGACGAAGCCGCCCGCGGCGCCCGCCTTGGGCGGCACCCTCCCCGCGGTGCGGGCCCAGGAAGGCCTCGAATCGTACGTCCGCTCGATTCCGCGCGGGGCGGACCTGGTCTTCGTGGCCCTCCACGGTGGAGACGGCGAGAACGGAACGCTCCAGGCGCTCCTCGATCTCGCCGGGATCCCCTATACCGGCTCGGGCGTGCTCGCCTCGGCGCTCGCGATGGACAAGGCGATGTCGAAGCGAATTTTCCGCGTCGAGGGAATCCCGACCCCGGAATGGGTCGAGCTATGGGCGCCCGAGGATCCGTCCGCGAAGTGGAACCCGGAGATCTCCAAGGAGGACCTGAAGCGGCTCGGCGGATTTCCGGTGATCGTCAAGCCGAACGAGGAAGGCTCGAGCGTCGGGATCACGGTGGCCAAGAGCGCCTCGGAGCTTCTCCCGGCGATCCAGGAGGCGCGGCGCTACGGCCGGCTGGTCCTGATCGAATCGTTCATCGAAGGGCGTGAGCTCACGGTCGGCTTGATCGAGGATCGGGCGTTCCCGGTGGTCGAGATCATTCCCGAAGCGGGCTGGTACGACTATGCGCACAAGTACACTGCGGGCGCGAGCCGCTACGAGGTGCCCGCCTCGATCCCGCCCGAGATGAGCGAGCGGCTTCTCGCGCTCAGCATCAAGGCGTGCCGCGCACTCCGCTGCCGCGGCGTGGCCCGTGTCGATTTCCGCCTCGGGGAGGACGGGGTGCCGCAGTGCCTCGAGGTGAATACCGTCCCCGGCCTCACCGAGCTGAGCCTGGTCCCCAAGGCCGCCGCAGCCGCGGGCTTGAGCTACACGGACCTGATCCGCGCCGTCGTCGACGCCGCCCCGGTCCGGGTCGGCCGCTGAGGTCATGAACCCGCTCCTCACGACCCAGGAACAGGCCTTCAGCATCGCCACGCTCGCGGTCCGGCTCGGCCTGGTCGCGCTGGCGACCTTCGTATCCGTGCGCATCACCTATCTGCTCATCGGGAGAATCGAGCACGCCATCCGCGACGAGGCGCGAGGCGCCGAGGCGGCGCGCGAGAAGCGCGCCAAGACGATCGGCAGCGTTCTCCGCAGCGTCTCCCGCGGCCTCATCATCCTGATCGGCGTCCTCATGGCGGTGCACGAGCTGGGGCTCGACATCACCCCGGCTCTCGCCGCGGCCGGCGGGTTCGGAGTCGCGGCCGGGCTGGGCGCCCAATCCCTCATCAAGGATTGGATCGCGGGATTCTTCTTCATCCAAGACAACCAATTCGCGGTCGGGGACGTCATCCGCGTCGCCGGGGTCTCCGGCACCGTCGAGATGCTCACCCTGCGGCACACCGAGCTTCGCGACTCGGAGGGATTCATCCATTTCATCCCCAACGGCGACATCAAGGTGGTGACGAACCTCACGAAGAGCTGGTCGACGCCGCTCGTGCGGATTCCGATCAGCCTCGTCGAGGATCCCGACCGGGTCATCGCCGTCATCGAAGCGATGCTGGCCAATTTCCGGGAGAGTCCGCGCATGAAGGGCCACCTCCTGGAAGGCCCGCGGATTCTCGGGATCGACGACGTGAGCACGGGCCAGTTCTCGTTGCTTCTCCAGGCGAAGACGGTGCCCGAGCAGCGGCTCTTCGTGGCGCGCGCGCTCCGGCTCGCGATTCTCGAGCGCCTCCGCGCCGAGGGGATCTCGCTCCACACCGCCGCGGGCACCGAGGGCACTCCACCCGCCCCACCGGCTCCGGCCCCTGAGGACGAGGGGCGATGAGCCTCCGCGCGTACGACATGGGGCGCCGCGCCAAGGTTCCGTTCGAGCCGGTCCGGCCCGGCCACGCCGGGATGTACGTCTGCGGGATGACCGTACAGGACAAGCCGCACGTCGGGCACATGCGCTACGCCGTTTCGGGCGACGCGATGCGCCGCGTGCTCGAATGGAAGGGCTACCAGGTCACCTACGTCACGAACTTCACCGACATCGACGATCGGATCATCGCGCGGGGGAGCGAGGAGGGAATCCCCTTCCAGCAGGTCTCGCAGCGGAACATCGACGCGTTCCTCCGTTATTCCAAGCTTCTCAACATCAAGCCCGCGACCCACTATCCGCGCGCGACCGAGCATGTGCCGGAAATCCTCGAGCTGATCCAGCTCTTGATCCAGAAGGGCTACGCCTACGCGTCCGGTGGGGACGTTTACTTCGAGGTCCGCAAGTACCCGCGCTACGGCGAGCTCTCGGGGCAGAACGTCGACGAGATGCGGACAGGCGTGCGCATCGAGGTGGGGGAATCGAAGCGCGACCCGCTCGACTTCACCCTGTGGAAGGGCGCGAAGCCGGGCGAGCCATCCTGGCCGAGTCCCTGGGGACCGGGGAGGCCGGGGTGGCACATCGAGTGCTCGGCGATGGCGATGAAGTATCTGGGCGAGACCTTCGATTTCCACGGCGGCGGGCAGGATCTGCTCTTCCCGCATCACGAGAACGAGAAGGCGCAGTCGGAGGCCGCGACCGGAAAGACATTTGCGCGGCACTGGGTGGAGAACGGGCTCGTGAATCTCGAAGGGGAGAAGATGTCGAAGTCTACGAAGCACTTCTTCTCGATCGAGGACGTGGCGGCGCGCGTCGAGCCGGAGGTGATCCGCTTCTACCTCCAGTCGACCCACTATCGAAGCCCGATCGAGTGGAACGAAACGCGCCTCAAGGAGGCCGGGGTCGCGTACGCCCGGCTCCGGGAGGCTCTGGCCAAGGCCGGCGTGGGAGAGACGGAACCGGCGGGCGCAGGGGCGGCAGGCTCGGGCCCCGGCGCGCCGAAGGCAAATCGCGGCGCGTCATCCCTCGCCTCCGAGATCGCCGAGTTGGCGAGTCAGTTCGACGAGGCGGTCGAGGACGACTTCAACACCGCGAAAGCGCAGGGGCATCTTTTCGAGATGGCAAAGGCGATCAATCGGATCGCCGACTCGGCCGATGCTCCGGCCGCGGAGCGCGCCGCGCTTCCCGCGGCAGGGCAAACGCTCCGGCAGCTCGGCCTAGTAGTCGGGCTATTCTGGGGCGACGCCTCCCCCGAAGAGGAGGTCCCGGAAGAGGTGCAAACCCTTGTGCGAGCACGAGATGAGTCTAGGATGCAGAAGAAGTGGAAACGAGCCGATGAACTGAGGGACGAAATATTGGCGCTGGGCTACGTCCTCGAAGACTCGAAGGGGGGGACGCGCGCGCGGCGTAAAGCCTAAACAGTGATGGAGTTTCATACCTCCGGCCCATGTCCTTCTTTCAAGGTGCACGCTCGCTCAAGGCCGAGCTCCAAATACTCTTCCTCGCTGTAGGAAGCGCGTTTCTTGTTCTCGCCACCATCCTCCTATTCCAAAACGGGCAAGCCGCGCTCCGCCGCCAGATCCTGAGCACGGCCACGACCGCCGCCGAAACCGCCGCGTCGCTCATCGCCGTCGAGGATCACGAGCTGATCCGCACGCCCGCGGACATGAACACGCCTGGATTCCGGACGATCGTCACCAACCTCGGGGCGCTCCGCCGCGCGAGCCCCTCGATCTACCACCTCTTCACGCTCGCGCCGATGGGCCAGCTCGGCTCGTGGGGCGTCGTCGTCGACATGGGCGGCTCCGCTCCGGTCACCGATGAGGTCGAGCTCCGGCGCGGCCGCATCCCGATCGGTTCTCCGCCTCCATCGAGCGTGCCGCCTCAACTGATCGGCCGCGGAATGTCCGGAACGAACGCCGAGATCCTCGACATCACCCGTCCGGACCGCGCGCGTGTCGTCGCGGTCTCGCCGATCCGCACCGTCGGCGGGAGGTCGGTCGGTCTGGTCGTCGTGGAGCTGAGCGCGGCCTCGCTCATCTCGGAAGCAAGGCTCCTCTGGTACGTGTCGGTCGGCATCTTCCTCCTCGGGCTCGTGGCGAGCGTTTTGGCGAGCACGTTCGTCTCCCGCTGGGTGACGCGACCGATCGAGGATCTGCTCCGCGCGGTCCAGGGGATCGCGAAGGGAAACCTGAGTACCCGCGTCGCGAGCGACCGGCGGAAGAACGAGATCGGCTCGCTCGCCGCGGCCTTCAACCACATGGCCCAGAGCCTCGAAATGTCCCAGGCCAAGAACGACGCCCAGCGGGCCCGTCTTCACGAGCTGCACCGGCTCGGCTCGGACGCGGCCTCGACGCTGGACCTGAGGCGAATGCTCGAGATCTCGGCCACCGGCCTCCGCGTCATCTGCGGCGGCACCGAGGCGATCGTAGGCTCCGGAGACCGGCGGAACGAGTCGATCCAGCTCTGGGCCC includes:
- the ispD gene encoding 2-C-methyl-D-erythritol 4-phosphate cytidylyltransferase yields the protein MSDRATTPPDLAVILAGAGEGRRMEGRGPKALLEVGGSTLLERVASTFLTHPAVGEIVAVVPERLVAEARSRLDALANPRGARVTAIAGGATRQESVRLGMGALQRSLSYIAVHDVARALVDGDLISRVLEAARETGAAIPALPLRDTVKEVDRGRIVRTIPRDRLQGAQTPQIFARDILARAHARPDATDAGATDDAGLVEAAGLAVAVVPGDPSNLKLTEPSDVIAIESHLRAGGAS
- a CDS encoding 2-C-methyl-D-erythritol 2,4-cyclodiphosphate synthase, with the translated sequence MTESPGRGLRVGIGYDIHRLARGLPLVLGGVALAHDRGPDAHSDGDVLAHAIGDALLGGMGLGDLGAHFPDTDARWRGASSLSILEAIREMIRGRGARLVNVDATLIAEAPRVGPHVAAMKENLGRALGVEPERISVKATTNERLGAIGREEGIAAMAVALMEVSEA
- a CDS encoding D-alanine--D-alanine ligase, translating into MKIIVVMGGLSSEREVSLRSGAGVARALAELGHDPILLDTGTGKLLRDADQAMALGTKPPAAPALGGTLPAVRAQEGLESYVRSIPRGADLVFVALHGGDGENGTLQALLDLAGIPYTGSGVLASALAMDKAMSKRIFRVEGIPTPEWVELWAPEDPSAKWNPEISKEDLKRLGGFPVIVKPNEEGSSVGITVAKSASELLPAIQEARRYGRLVLIESFIEGRELTVGLIEDRAFPVVEIIPEAGWYDYAHKYTAGASRYEVPASIPPEMSERLLALSIKACRALRCRGVARVDFRLGEDGVPQCLEVNTVPGLTELSLVPKAAAAAGLSYTDLIRAVVDAAPVRVGR
- a CDS encoding mechanosensitive ion channel — encoded protein: MNPLLTTQEQAFSIATLAVRLGLVALATFVSVRITYLLIGRIEHAIRDEARGAEAAREKRAKTIGSVLRSVSRGLIILIGVLMAVHELGLDITPALAAAGGFGVAAGLGAQSLIKDWIAGFFFIQDNQFAVGDVIRVAGVSGTVEMLTLRHTELRDSEGFIHFIPNGDIKVVTNLTKSWSTPLVRIPISLVEDPDRVIAVIEAMLANFRESPRMKGHLLEGPRILGIDDVSTGQFSLLLQAKTVPEQRLFVARALRLAILERLRAEGISLHTAAGTEGTPPAPPAPAPEDEGR
- a CDS encoding cysteine--tRNA ligase; the protein is MSLRAYDMGRRAKVPFEPVRPGHAGMYVCGMTVQDKPHVGHMRYAVSGDAMRRVLEWKGYQVTYVTNFTDIDDRIIARGSEEGIPFQQVSQRNIDAFLRYSKLLNIKPATHYPRATEHVPEILELIQLLIQKGYAYASGGDVYFEVRKYPRYGELSGQNVDEMRTGVRIEVGESKRDPLDFTLWKGAKPGEPSWPSPWGPGRPGWHIECSAMAMKYLGETFDFHGGGQDLLFPHHENEKAQSEAATGKTFARHWVENGLVNLEGEKMSKSTKHFFSIEDVAARVEPEVIRFYLQSTHYRSPIEWNETRLKEAGVAYARLREALAKAGVGETEPAGAGAAGSGPGAPKANRGASSLASEIAELASQFDEAVEDDFNTAKAQGHLFEMAKAINRIADSADAPAAERAALPAAGQTLRQLGLVVGLFWGDASPEEEVPEEVQTLVRARDESRMQKKWKRADELRDEILALGYVLEDSKGGTRARRKA